The Sporosarcina sp. Te-1 DNA window GTGGGAGGAACGACGGTCAACGTGGCAGTCGGTGTCTCAAGGCTTGGTGTTCCCGCGTCCTATATAACAGTGATAGGAGATGATGATACATCATCCGATGTCAGGAAGAAGATTGACGAGGAAGGAGTCGACTTGACTTTCACCAAACGGGTTCCAGAAAAGCGGGTAAGTGGAGTTGTAATTCATTTGACAGAAGGATTCGAGCGGATCTTTCATTCTTATATTGATGAAACGCCGGATATTCAAGTGGAGCCCGAAGATTTGCCAGAAGAAGCATTCGATCGGGCATCTATCTTTCATTTTGCATCTGGTACGATGTTCCACCCTACAGCACTTCAAACAACCCGAAAAGCTGTGACGATGGCAAAGCAAAGAGGTCTTTATCTTTCTTTTGATGCAAATATTCGGCTGAAGCGTTGGAAAAGCGAGACGGATTGCAGGGAAACGATAGGTTCCTTCCTTTCGGTTGTGGATTTAGTAAAAGTGACAGAAGAGGAATTGTTCTTTTTGACGGGCGCAGGAACAGTGGAGGAAGGAATTGGGCGGCTTTCCGCGCATGCCATCCAATTCTGCTCGTAACAGCGGGCG harbors:
- a CDS encoding carbohydrate kinase family protein codes for the protein MKQVLVYGDAFVDYVADDATNRTFTTHVGGTTVNVAVGVSRLGVPASYITVIGDDDTSSDVRKKIDEEGVDLTFTKRVPEKRVSGVVIHLTEGFERIFHSYIDETPDIQVEPEDLPEEAFDRASIFHFASGTMFHPTALQTTRKAVTMAKQRGLYLSFDANIRLKRWKSETDCRETIGSFLSVVDLVKVTEEELFFLTGAGTVEEGIGRLSAHAIQFCS